Proteins co-encoded in one bacterium genomic window:
- a CDS encoding Hpt domain-containing protein, translated as MNSYGPAFADKRKPVEPIRSIYEDDEDMVEIIREFAAELPERVTSLENLLASGDLEELKNLAHQLKGAGGGYGLQPITDIATVLEQAIKNGDDAGALKEKTSALCETLNAVVVSEAS; from the coding sequence ATGAACTCTTACGGACCCGCATTTGCGGACAAGAGGAAGCCGGTGGAGCCGATTCGGAGCATCTACGAAGATGACGAAGACATGGTGGAGATCATCCGGGAGTTCGCCGCCGAGCTACCGGAGCGAGTCACTTCTCTCGAAAATCTACTGGCTTCGGGTGACCTCGAAGAACTCAAGAATCTCGCCCATCAGCTCAAAGGAGCAGGCGGAGGCTACGGACTTCAGCCGATCACCGACATAGCCACGGTACTCGAACAGGCCATCAAGAACGGTGATGACGCAGGTGCCCTGAAGGAAAAGACGTCGGCGTTGTGCGAAACACTAAACGCTGTCGTGGTGTCGGAGGCGAGTTGA
- a CDS encoding PilZ domain-containing protein: MSDEDKRKKPRIGVRFRTQYDVKRSVGSGLVMDISETGALIEGADPMLIPGGRVRLKFSFYDDSLPVEVGAIVVRTTENGFGVKFSGLDQRHRALLAMAISKLRSSESSEDAEGVPGAEDDDDDHGVTLMSIRGPTKKKT; encoded by the coding sequence ATGTCCGACGAAGACAAGCGTAAGAAGCCGAGAATCGGTGTCCGTTTCCGGACTCAATACGACGTAAAGCGTTCGGTGGGTTCGGGCCTGGTCATGGATATTTCCGAGACCGGAGCCCTGATCGAGGGTGCTGATCCGATGTTGATTCCGGGCGGCCGAGTTCGTCTGAAGTTCTCTTTCTACGACGACTCACTTCCGGTAGAGGTCGGGGCCATCGTCGTCCGGACCACCGAGAACGGGTTTGGCGTCAAGTTTTCCGGTCTGGATCAGCGACACCGGGCGCTGCTCGCCATGGCGATTTCGAAGCTGCGCAGTTCCGAGTCCTCTGAAGATGCCGAAGGCGTTCCGGGAGCCGAGGATGACGACGACGATCACGGCGTAACGCTGATGAGCATCCGCGGTCCAACGAAGAAGAAGACCTGA
- a CDS encoding prepilin-type N-terminal cleavage/methylation domain-containing protein gives MSRPNDGFTLIEMMIAVAILGIITAQTFVVFNTQKRVFLQNEKALDVQEDARLVVDLIGFDTRNGGFMIPSIAGLSSSDGGTSASDRFCVSDSSYFDYPGPTDVAEALDTAISSVDRSAITGPVTSNVTVSTLDIDFDNGTVDFVANAGIILSDGAKSHCARISSITGSTISFVAGHEPASGLFGDTTIVRAVPAIIYEVDDTNFNLMRNGLIMAGGVEDLQIEFWVDSGSTEGVIDSGEFPIHDLNNPGGLTMDTSLIRSVRLTVIARAVGEESGPNQRYNLNSRPTAGNRNAGTADSFKRRRFQSSISPRNLL, from the coding sequence GTGTCTCGCCCTAACGACGGATTCACGCTGATCGAGATGATGATCGCCGTGGCGATCCTCGGAATCATCACTGCGCAGACCTTCGTGGTCTTCAATACGCAAAAGCGCGTGTTCTTGCAGAACGAAAAGGCGCTCGATGTCCAGGAGGATGCGCGTCTGGTGGTGGACTTGATCGGGTTCGACACGCGCAATGGCGGTTTCATGATTCCGTCCATCGCGGGCCTCTCGAGCAGCGATGGGGGGACTTCGGCGTCCGATCGCTTCTGTGTCAGCGATTCCAGCTATTTCGACTACCCCGGACCGACTGATGTTGCCGAGGCACTGGATACCGCGATCTCGAGCGTGGATCGCAGTGCCATCACCGGTCCCGTGACGAGTAACGTGACGGTATCTACACTCGATATCGATTTTGACAATGGCACGGTCGATTTCGTGGCCAACGCCGGAATCATCCTTTCCGACGGCGCGAAGAGTCACTGCGCGCGTATTTCGAGCATCACTGGAAGCACGATCAGTTTTGTGGCCGGGCATGAACCAGCGAGCGGCCTGTTCGGCGATACCACCATCGTGCGAGCGGTTCCGGCGATTATCTACGAGGTGGATGACACGAACTTCAACCTGATGCGAAACGGTCTGATCATGGCCGGGGGCGTTGAGGATCTGCAGATAGAGTTCTGGGTCGACAGTGGCTCGACCGAAGGTGTGATCGACTCTGGAGAGTTCCCGATTCACGATCTGAACAACCCGGGCGGGTTGACGATGGATACATCGTTGATCCGCAGTGTGCGCCTGACGGTCATCGCTCGCGCAGTAGGGGAAGAGTCCGGTCCGAACCAGCGCTACAACCTGAATTCGCGTCCGACCGCGGGAAACCGCAATGCGGGGACGGCAGACAGCTTCAAGCGGCGGCGTTTCCAGTCGAGCATTTCGCCGCGGAACCTGCTCTAG
- a CDS encoding acyl-CoA/acyl-ACP dehydrogenase, with protein MSSPIPIADTQEILNELDGIIGKAISFASGRDIDTQQVAVARLADLATELRAAKELLSFASNAGEPFGEQAAVYAGHVASKVRALAQNSGPEHGLTADDAPGKSVAEFIQSALAEERVRTIGREIAIQRGRADWPLEEMLEMTRDAAREFGEAEVAPNAERIHRNDEIVPESFIEKMSELGYFGLSVPEEYGGVEMGNVAMVITTEELSRASLAAAGSLITRPEILTKALLAGGTEEQKKKWLPQIAAGELMVGVAVTEPDTGSDVAAVNCRAERANVDGVEGWTITGPKAWCTFAGRADILSVLLRTDPDISKGQRGLSLFIVPKERFSGHEFESVQPGGGKLVGKADATPGYRGMHSFTLNFENYFVPAENLVGGDSGEGKGFYLQMGGFAAGRLQTGGRACGLAQAALEKTAEYVVDRKQFGVPLIDFELTQYKLGWMACQLAAARAIAYAAAAAMDEDERKASPFAAQAKLLACRVAVEVSQIGQLLHGGWGYAEEYPISRYVVDAQVLPIFEGVEPILQLKVVGRALLAG; from the coding sequence TTGAGCAGCCCCATTCCCATCGCAGACACGCAAGAAATCCTGAACGAACTCGATGGCATCATCGGAAAGGCGATCTCGTTTGCCAGCGGTCGTGACATCGACACCCAGCAGGTCGCCGTAGCGCGCCTGGCCGATCTGGCCACGGAACTCCGCGCGGCCAAGGAATTGCTGAGTTTCGCCAGCAACGCGGGCGAGCCGTTCGGAGAACAGGCTGCTGTCTACGCCGGCCACGTGGCCAGCAAGGTCCGAGCATTGGCCCAGAACAGCGGGCCCGAACACGGGCTGACTGCGGATGACGCGCCGGGGAAATCGGTCGCTGAATTCATCCAATCCGCACTGGCCGAAGAACGCGTGCGCACGATCGGGCGGGAAATCGCAATCCAACGCGGCCGCGCCGACTGGCCGCTGGAAGAGATGCTCGAGATGACCCGGGATGCCGCTCGCGAATTCGGCGAGGCCGAGGTCGCGCCCAACGCCGAACGCATCCACCGCAACGACGAGATCGTACCCGAATCATTCATCGAGAAGATGAGCGAACTGGGCTACTTCGGACTGTCGGTTCCCGAGGAATACGGGGGCGTCGAAATGGGCAACGTGGCCATGGTCATCACGACCGAAGAGCTGTCACGTGCATCGCTTGCGGCTGCGGGTTCGCTGATCACACGTCCGGAGATCCTGACCAAGGCTTTGCTCGCAGGCGGCACGGAAGAACAGAAGAAGAAGTGGCTGCCTCAGATCGCAGCCGGGGAACTCATGGTCGGCGTGGCCGTAACCGAACCCGACACCGGCAGCGACGTCGCGGCGGTCAACTGTCGGGCCGAGCGCGCCAACGTCGACGGTGTAGAAGGCTGGACCATCACCGGCCCGAAGGCCTGGTGCACGTTCGCGGGCCGAGCCGACATCCTGTCGGTGTTGCTGCGCACGGATCCCGACATATCGAAGGGACAGCGCGGGCTCTCGCTGTTCATCGTTCCGAAGGAGCGCTTCAGCGGGCACGAATTCGAGTCCGTACAGCCGGGCGGCGGCAAGCTCGTCGGCAAGGCCGATGCCACGCCGGGCTATCGCGGCATGCACAGCTTCACCCTCAACTTCGAAAACTACTTCGTTCCCGCGGAAAACCTCGTCGGAGGAGACAGCGGCGAAGGCAAGGGCTTCTATCTGCAGATGGGAGGCTTCGCGGCCGGTCGTCTACAGACCGGTGGTCGAGCCTGTGGCCTTGCCCAGGCAGCGCTGGAGAAGACCGCGGAATACGTGGTCGATCGCAAACAATTTGGTGTCCCTCTGATCGATTTCGAGCTGACGCAGTACAAACTGGGCTGGATGGCCTGCCAGCTGGCCGCAGCTCGCGCGATCGCCTACGCGGCGGCGGCCGCCATGGACGAGGATGAACGCAAGGCATCGCCTTTCGCCGCCCAGGCGAAACTGCTCGCGTGTCGGGTCGCCGTCGAAGTGAGCCAGATCGGCCAGTTGCTGCACGGCGGCTGGGGCTACGCCGAGGAATACCCGATCAGCCGCTATGTAGTCGATGCCCAGGTGCTGCCGATTTTCGAAGGCGTCGAGCCGATCTTGCAGCTGAAAGTGGTGGGGAGGGCGTTGCTCGCGGGCTGA
- a CDS encoding prepilin-type N-terminal cleavage/methylation domain-containing protein, whose translation MLRSRNKKPESSESGFTLIEVLLAMAILAVGLLSIGVAQLSAMKISSRSRNLSQATYVAEQNLDSILARPSSDSFFTTAQSNVTDPNSPFDIDPTDNDNTTFTVSTSVDVDQPSAGLSLVTINVVWDTPSRTVHSINLQGVKRRVSP comes from the coding sequence ATGCTCCGATCCAGAAACAAGAAGCCGGAGTCCTCGGAATCCGGCTTCACGCTGATCGAGGTCCTGCTCGCCATGGCGATCCTGGCGGTTGGACTGCTCTCGATCGGTGTGGCCCAGCTCTCGGCCATGAAGATCTCATCGCGTTCGCGAAATCTTTCGCAGGCGACCTACGTCGCCGAGCAGAATCTCGATTCGATTCTGGCGCGTCCGTCTAGCGACTCGTTCTTTACGACGGCTCAGAGCAATGTGACGGATCCGAACAGCCCATTCGACATCGATCCGACCGACAACGACAACACCACATTCACCGTAAGTACATCGGTCGACGTGGATCAACCAAGCGCGGGGCTTTCTCTCGTCACGATCAATGTCGTGTGGGACACGCCGAGTCGAACCGTGCATTCGATCAATCTCCAGGGAGTCAAGCGACGTGTCTCGCCCTAA
- a CDS encoding PAC2 family protein: MSDILRIWNSPELREPVLILAYAGWSDGGESASSAASFLLESLVAQQLATLDLEEYLDFTVVRPHVRLNEEKRREVIWPAYEFYSVQMPSQDSDLILGLGVEPHMRWKSYTREILEMVEQTGVRKVVMLGALLDEVIYSQPIDVLGFTSDEATAEATGLAPSSYEGPSGILGILADALNDAGIPVLSLWARLPHYVTKTPNWRGSLALLQMLGRLLELPLELSLLEQRAGEFDTEVSDLISNDPQLAAYVRELKRRAFSQ, from the coding sequence GTGAGCGACATCCTTCGCATCTGGAACTCCCCCGAACTCCGGGAACCCGTCTTGATTCTCGCCTATGCAGGCTGGAGCGATGGCGGAGAATCGGCCAGTTCGGCCGCGAGCTTTCTTCTGGAATCACTGGTTGCCCAGCAGCTCGCGACGCTCGACCTGGAGGAGTATCTGGACTTCACGGTGGTGCGACCCCATGTGCGCCTGAATGAAGAAAAGCGACGCGAGGTCATCTGGCCCGCTTATGAGTTCTACTCGGTACAGATGCCGAGCCAGGACTCTGACCTGATCCTCGGGCTCGGTGTCGAGCCACATATGCGCTGGAAGAGCTACACCCGCGAGATCCTCGAAATGGTCGAGCAAACCGGGGTGCGCAAGGTGGTGATGCTCGGGGCGCTTCTCGACGAGGTGATCTACAGCCAGCCAATCGACGTACTCGGCTTTACCTCAGATGAAGCGACCGCAGAAGCAACCGGCCTCGCGCCGTCGAGTTATGAAGGTCCGTCGGGCATTCTCGGTATCCTTGCTGATGCGCTGAACGATGCGGGTATCCCAGTGTTGAGTCTGTGGGCGCGATTGCCCCACTACGTGACGAAGACGCCCAACTGGCGCGGCTCGCTGGCACTTCTGCAGATGCTCGGACGCCTGCTCGAACTCCCACTCGAACTGAGCCTGCTCGAGCAACGCGCGGGCGAGTTCGATACCGAGGTCTCGGACTTGATCTCGAACGACCCGCAACTAGCCGCCTACGTTCGCGAGTTGAAGCGCCGCGCATTCTCGCAGTAG
- the metF gene encoding methylenetetrahydrofolate reductase [NAD(P)H] — translation MQSRTIESVNRLRALSGSPDFPPPEDALLIAELFQKSEPVFSFEFFPPKTEAGFENLFRTIEELKRLDPSFVSVTWGAGGSTRRKTTQITARIQNELGIRAMAHLSCVGSSRDQLAQTLDELMGEGIVNVLPLGGDRPKDYEPPPDSFDYANQLVEFIRERTPRDRVCLAGACYPEVHPRAESPEFDMRMLVQKVNAGVDFLITQLFFDNADYFAFVERAREAGIQVPIIPGIMPVISAANIGRITALCGARLPDELKEFLAESGEDDERTLEVGIDWATRQCRELLDHGATGIHFYTLNRSPATRRIYQGLFK, via the coding sequence ATGCAGTCACGAACGATAGAATCGGTGAATCGATTGAGGGCCTTGAGCGGGTCCCCCGACTTCCCCCCTCCGGAGGATGCATTGCTGATTGCAGAGCTATTTCAGAAGAGCGAGCCGGTTTTCTCCTTCGAGTTCTTCCCGCCCAAGACGGAAGCGGGTTTCGAAAACCTGTTTCGCACGATCGAGGAGCTGAAGAGGCTCGATCCGTCCTTCGTTTCGGTGACCTGGGGAGCGGGTGGTTCCACACGCCGCAAGACGACGCAGATTACGGCCCGCATCCAGAACGAGCTCGGCATCCGCGCCATGGCGCACCTGTCCTGTGTTGGCTCCAGTCGCGACCAGCTCGCACAGACGCTCGACGAGTTGATGGGCGAGGGCATCGTGAATGTGCTGCCCCTGGGTGGCGACAGGCCAAAGGACTACGAGCCACCGCCAGATTCATTCGACTACGCCAACCAACTCGTCGAGTTCATCCGCGAACGCACGCCCCGGGACCGGGTCTGCCTGGCGGGGGCCTGCTATCCCGAAGTCCATCCGCGCGCGGAATCGCCTGAATTCGACATGCGCATGCTCGTACAGAAGGTGAATGCAGGTGTCGACTTCTTGATCACGCAGTTGTTCTTCGATAACGCGGACTACTTCGCATTCGTCGAACGCGCTCGCGAAGCGGGCATCCAGGTTCCGATCATTCCGGGAATCATGCCGGTGATCAGCGCAGCGAATATCGGTCGCATCACGGCGCTCTGCGGAGCCCGGCTTCCGGACGAACTCAAGGAATTTCTCGCGGAGAGCGGTGAGGACGACGAGCGGACACTAGAGGTGGGAATCGACTGGGCAACGCGACAGTGTCGCGAGCTTCTGGACCACGGGGCGACTGGAATCCACTTCTACACACTCAATCGTTCACCTGCGACACGCCGGATCTACCAGGGCTTGTTCAAGTAG
- a CDS encoding type II secretion system protein, with protein sequence MRALRDIRKRDGFTLIELLIVVAIIGAVVAIAAPKLTAYRTHEDARALADQIRLVLSDARTMAIANGRPQFVLFDSPAIPEWDAGAIALTVDDLDGSFTISTGDNTTNAQPRPGLIGTVDFYGEQSSPFPTAVVPDEDATGGPLSALNSGTSFVDDPVTNVPAIGFTAQGIPVSLSTPTNFGSGAGAVYVTDGDSLVLAVIVQPLGAIRIRVLQPGSSSWF encoded by the coding sequence ATGAGAGCACTTCGCGATATCCGGAAACGAGACGGTTTCACCCTGATCGAGTTATTGATCGTGGTGGCGATCATCGGCGCCGTTGTCGCGATTGCCGCTCCGAAGCTCACGGCCTATCGAACCCACGAGGACGCACGAGCACTCGCGGACCAGATCCGCCTCGTACTCTCTGACGCTCGCACCATGGCGATCGCCAACGGGCGACCGCAGTTCGTTCTTTTCGACAGCCCCGCCATCCCGGAATGGGATGCCGGTGCGATCGCCCTGACCGTTGACGATCTGGACGGAAGTTTCACGATCTCGACCGGTGACAACACCACGAATGCCCAACCGCGCCCCGGCCTCATCGGGACCGTGGACTTCTACGGCGAACAGAGCAGCCCGTTCCCCACCGCCGTCGTGCCCGATGAGGACGCGACGGGCGGCCCGCTCAGCGCACTGAACAGCGGAACCTCGTTTGTCGACGATCCGGTCACCAACGTACCGGCGATCGGATTCACCGCGCAGGGTATTCCCGTTTCACTGTCAACGCCTACGAACTTCGGTTCCGGAGCGGGCGCCGTCTACGTGACGGACGGAGATTCCTTGGTGCTGGCCGTGATCGTTCAGCCGCTCGGCGCAATCCGCATTCGCGTGCTGCAGCCCGGCTCCAGCAGCTGGTTCTAG
- a CDS encoding diguanylate cyclase — MNPEVPNPNRVLVIDDSESIHRLIRARLVPENLEVTGELDPEAGIERAIEDTPDLILLDVGLPIVDGFEVCRRLKEHPSTRNIPIVFLTGATETESKVKGLDLGAVDYVTKPFDQFELRARVRAALRTKRLQDILEQQSFLDGLTGLWNRSYLDRRLDAELNVARRYGRPLSLVLGDIDNFKNLNDTYGHLFGDVVLQGISEGLRAYARRSDIVARYGGEEFAVLLTDTNMEAAIYVAERLRASAESRNFEARAGSVTVTASFGMACTDDMTGDLTPEALINAADVALYASKDSGRNCVHLNRNGELIRCESGWLEEDEDLKKPES; from the coding sequence TTGAACCCCGAGGTTCCAAATCCGAACCGGGTTCTTGTAATCGACGATAGTGAGTCGATTCACAGGCTGATCCGGGCGCGCCTCGTGCCAGAGAATCTCGAGGTGACGGGAGAACTGGATCCGGAAGCAGGCATCGAGCGTGCCATTGAAGATACTCCCGACCTGATCCTGCTCGACGTCGGACTGCCGATCGTCGACGGTTTCGAAGTCTGTCGACGTCTCAAGGAACACCCCTCCACACGCAATATTCCGATCGTATTCCTGACAGGTGCGACCGAGACCGAATCCAAGGTAAAGGGTCTGGATCTCGGCGCGGTCGACTACGTGACCAAGCCCTTCGATCAATTCGAGCTCCGTGCACGGGTACGAGCCGCCCTGCGCACGAAGCGATTGCAGGACATCCTGGAGCAACAGAGCTTCCTCGACGGCCTGACAGGCCTGTGGAACCGCTCCTACCTGGATCGCCGCCTCGACGCGGAACTGAACGTGGCGCGTCGCTACGGACGCCCACTCTCCCTCGTGCTCGGCGACATCGACAATTTCAAGAACCTGAACGACACCTACGGACACCTCTTCGGTGACGTGGTTCTTCAGGGCATCTCCGAAGGCTTGCGAGCCTATGCCCGGCGCTCCGATATCGTTGCCCGCTATGGCGGTGAGGAGTTCGCGGTCTTGCTGACGGACACGAACATGGAGGCTGCGATCTACGTCGCGGAGCGTCTGCGAGCTTCGGCGGAGAGCCGAAACTTCGAAGCCCGCGCTGGCAGCGTAACGGTCACCGCGAGCTTCGGGATGGCCTGCACCGACGACATGACTGGCGATTTGACCCCCGAAGCGCTGATCAATGCCGCGGATGTGGCGTTGTACGCGTCAAAGGACTCCGGGCGCAACTGCGTCCACCTGAATCGCAACGGTGAGCTGATTCGCTGTGAATCCGGCTGGCTGGAAGAAGACGAAGACCTGAAAAAGCCCGAGTCCTGA
- the pyrF gene encoding orotidine-5'-phosphate decarboxylase, giving the protein MTRAPETPRQRIIFPLDVPSLAEARPWVERLSGHVGLFKVGLELYSAAGPDAVRMIQEHGDTGVFLDLKLHDIPATVAGAASVIRGLGVQMLTVHASGGKAALEAAVQAAGSDTCILAVTRLTSQSATPDEVTELARVAREASCGGIVCAGTEAAAVRQAVGPALRIVTPGIRPAGADVGDQVRVVTPAAAIAAGADYIVVGRPIRNAPDPIEAARAIETELAAR; this is encoded by the coding sequence ATGACACGCGCGCCAGAGACCCCCCGTCAGCGCATCATCTTTCCGCTCGATGTCCCCTCTCTCGCCGAAGCTCGTCCCTGGGTCGAGCGCCTGAGCGGTCACGTTGGACTTTTCAAGGTCGGACTCGAACTCTACTCGGCCGCCGGACCCGACGCGGTTCGCATGATTCAGGAACACGGCGACACCGGCGTCTTTCTCGACCTGAAGCTGCACGATATTCCAGCGACCGTCGCAGGTGCCGCAAGCGTAATCCGCGGACTGGGCGTTCAGATGCTCACGGTACACGCCTCTGGGGGCAAGGCAGCGCTCGAGGCCGCCGTGCAGGCCGCTGGATCCGATACCTGCATCCTGGCGGTTACCCGGCTCACCAGCCAATCGGCAACTCCGGACGAAGTCACCGAACTCGCTCGCGTCGCCCGCGAGGCGAGCTGCGGGGGCATCGTATGCGCGGGAACGGAGGCGGCCGCTGTCCGTCAGGCCGTCGGCCCGGCGCTGCGAATCGTTACCCCGGGCATCCGTCCCGCGGGTGCGGACGTCGGGGATCAGGTCCGTGTCGTCACCCCCGCCGCGGCAATCGCCGCCGGTGCCGACTACATCGTCGTCGGCCGCCCGATCCGGAATGCACCGGATCCGATCGAAGCAGCACGGGCGATCGAAACCGAACTGGCAGCTCGCTAG